The Flavobacterium sp. 123 genome contains a region encoding:
- a CDS encoding alpha-glucosidase → MKKNHVLFLFAALLLLPCISLNAQNKKISIMKNVDPKWWKEATVYQIYPRSFKDSDGDGVGDLKGIISKLDYVKSLGIDAVWLNPIYTSPNDDNGYDISDYREIMKDFGTMEDFDLLLKEMHKRDIKLIMDLVVNHSSDEHEWFKQSRSSRDNKYRDYYHWWPAEKGKPTYRWSFFDVNSEAWKYDAQTDAYYLHYFSQKQPDLNWENPKVRQEVYDIMRFWLNKGIDGFRMDAFQFASKDTTWPELPKGYEKNVNKYYGVGPHLHDYLQEMNREVFSKYDIMTVAEGAGSSPEDAMQFVDPDRKELNIAYHFESVDIGKHLKDFGLVKYKDIFSRYDQTFKDKGWLSIFLANHDQPRMVSKFGNDTPKFRAISSKMLSTFVMTMRGTPFYYNGDELGMVNIRFDNINDYNDVQTKNKYLELKNNGGNLKAYIQGQKQTSRDNSRTPFQWDTTQNAGFTTGTPWLKINPNYETLNAEAQEKDPNSVLNYFRNLVALRKKEPTLVYGKYTLLDKENPDVFAYTRELDGKKLLILLNFSEKNTAYTLPISTAKSKIILDNYSNTKKIKKNTLRPYEAVILELK, encoded by the coding sequence ATGAAAAAAAATCATGTATTATTTTTGTTTGCAGCTTTACTACTACTCCCTTGTATTAGTTTAAATGCACAAAATAAAAAAATCTCAATTATGAAAAATGTAGATCCAAAATGGTGGAAAGAAGCCACTGTTTACCAGATTTACCCAAGAAGTTTTAAAGATAGTGACGGTGATGGTGTGGGCGATTTAAAAGGGATTATTTCTAAACTAGATTATGTAAAAAGTTTAGGAATTGATGCGGTTTGGCTCAACCCAATTTACACTTCTCCAAACGATGATAATGGGTACGACATTAGTGATTATCGTGAAATCATGAAAGATTTTGGAACGATGGAAGATTTTGATCTTTTGTTGAAAGAAATGCACAAACGCGACATCAAATTAATCATGGATTTAGTGGTAAATCACAGTAGTGACGAGCACGAATGGTTCAAACAATCCAGAAGTTCCAGAGATAATAAATACAGAGATTATTACCATTGGTGGCCAGCCGAAAAAGGAAAACCAACTTACAGATGGAGCTTTTTTGACGTGAATAGCGAAGCTTGGAAATATGATGCCCAAACTGATGCTTATTACCTGCATTATTTTTCTCAAAAGCAACCAGATTTGAATTGGGAAAACCCAAAAGTAAGACAAGAAGTATATGATATCATGCGTTTTTGGCTGAACAAAGGCATTGATGGTTTTAGAATGGATGCTTTCCAATTTGCTTCAAAAGACACCACTTGGCCAGAATTACCAAAAGGTTACGAAAAAAATGTAAATAAATATTATGGTGTAGGACCCCATTTACACGACTATTTACAAGAAATGAATAGAGAAGTTTTTAGCAAGTATGATATCATGACAGTTGCTGAAGGTGCTGGAAGTTCTCCTGAAGATGCGATGCAATTTGTGGATCCCGATCGAAAAGAATTAAACATAGCATATCATTTTGAAAGTGTAGATATTGGCAAACATTTAAAAGATTTTGGCCTTGTAAAATACAAAGACATTTTTTCTCGATACGACCAAACTTTCAAAGACAAAGGATGGCTGTCTATTTTTCTTGCCAATCACGACCAACCTAGAATGGTCAGTAAGTTTGGTAATGATACACCGAAATTTAGAGCTATTTCTTCAAAAATGCTTTCTACTTTTGTAATGACTATGAGAGGAACTCCTTTTTATTATAATGGTGATGAACTAGGAATGGTAAATATCCGATTTGATAATATTAATGATTATAACGATGTTCAAACCAAAAACAAATATCTTGAGTTAAAAAATAATGGTGGCAATTTAAAAGCATATATTCAGGGCCAAAAACAAACTTCAAGAGATAATAGCAGAACGCCTTTTCAATGGGACACTACTCAAAATGCAGGTTTTACTACCGGAACTCCATGGTTGAAGATAAACCCAAATTATGAGACCTTGAATGCCGAAGCGCAAGAAAAAGATCCTAATTCAGTGTTGAATTATTTCAGAAACTTAGTAGCATTACGCAAAAAGGAACCAACATTGGTTTATGGCAAATACACCCTTTTAGACAAAGAGAATCCGGATGTATTTGCATACACTAGAGAACTTGACGGTAAAAAACTATTGATTTTATTGAATTTTTCTGAAAAAAATACAGCCTATACCCTTCCGATTTCTACGGCTAAATCTAAAATTATTTTAGACAATTATTCCAACACCAAAAAAATAAAAAAGAACACTTTACGTCCGTACGAAGCAGTAATTTTGGAGCTTAAATAA